A window of the Henckelia pumila isolate YLH828 chromosome 3, ASM3356847v2, whole genome shotgun sequence genome harbors these coding sequences:
- the LOC140891344 gene encoding trihelix transcription factor ENAP2-like — translation MAPSRTPSPPLSAANSPISDDDKNVHSSPSSAAKAELPQPATRTSVFPSREDCWSEDASRTLVEAWGSRYLVLNRGNLRQKHWQEVADAVNSVHGASFRLRRTDVQCKNRIDTIKKKYKIEKSKVVQSNGRYSSTWPHFDTLDSLVGGAFLKINNSNSNGHRRNLRRRVSQSPEVSPSPPRLPDTLTHYRKSSPDMIPHMIKDLEPSQLPKGPWSVPVGPRTKRSGPPSLTERNFSVMAAAAAAMKAKEDEEEDDEDSDDWGGRMPAVGIKRKAMPAVEGYRKLAEAIGRLGTIYEKVEEAKQRQMLELEKQRMQFAKDLEIQRMKVFMVQLEKLKRVKSNDSHNGYL, via the exons ATGGCACCGTCACGTACCCCTTCTCCTCCTCTCTCCGCCGCGAACTCCCCAATCTCCGACGACGACAAAAACGTCCATTCTTCCCCTTCCTCGGCTGCAAAGGCGGAACTCCCGCAGCCGGCGACACGAACTTCGGTTTTTCCCTCCCGGGAAGACTGCTGGTCGGAGGATGCAAGCCGGACGCTCGTCGAAGCCTGGGGGTCCCGCTACCTGGTGCTCAACCGAGGAAACCTCCGCCAGAAGCACTGGCAGGAAGTCGCCGACGCCGTCAACAGCGTCCACGGCGCCTCCTTCAGGCTCCGCCGCACCGACGTGCAGTGTAAGAACCGCATagacaccatcaagaagaagtacaagatCGAGAAGTCCAAGGTCGTCCAATCCAACGGGCGATACTCCTCCACGTGGCCCCACTTCGACACCCTTGACTCGCTCGTTGGCGGCGCCTTCCTCAAGATTAACAACAGCAACTCTAATGGTCACAGAAGAAACCTCCGCCGGAGAGTTTCACAGTCGCCGGAGGTCTCGCCATCTCCGCCGCGGCTGCCGGATACGTTGACCCATTACCGTAAAAGTTCACCGGACATGATCCCACACATGATAAAAGATCTGGAACCGAGTCAGCTTCCGAAGGGCCCGTGGTCTGTGCCTGTAGGTCCCAGGACGAAGCGCTCCGGACCTCCGAGCTTGACTGAGAGGAACTTCTCTGTAATGGCCGCAGCCGCCGCAGCTATGAAGGCTAAAGAGGATGAAGAAGAGGATGATGAGGATTCTGATGACTGGGGTGGTCGGATGCCAGCGGTGGGGATCAAAAGGAAGGCGATGCCCGCGGTGGAGGGGTACCGGAAGTTAGCGGAGGCAATAGGGAGATTAGGCACCATATATGAGAAAGTGGAAGAGGCCAAACAGAGGCAAATGTTGGAGTTGGAGAAGCAAAGAATGCAATTTGCCAAAGATTTAGAGATCCAGAGAATGAAGGTCTTCATGGTCCAGCTCGAGAAGCTCAAGCGAGTTAAGAGCAACGATTCGCATA ACGGGTACTTGTAA